Proteins encoded together in one Xyrauchen texanus isolate HMW12.3.18 chromosome 50, RBS_HiC_50CHRs, whole genome shotgun sequence window:
- the jagn1b gene encoding protein jagunal homolog 1-B, whose protein sequence is MASRAGPRATGTDGNDFQHRERVAPHYQMSVSLKAEIKKLNIAHAVIWLLVAAQVVVSQLNLVSHKVVAAPYQWEYTYLLSIIPTVFSFMALPKNNISYLVISMISAGLFCVGPLLYGGMEMFPVAQQLYRHGKAYRFIFGFSAVSIMYLLMIIAVQVHGWQIYYSKKLLDAWFTNTQEKKKK, encoded by the exons ATGGCATCACGAGCAGGACCACGCGCCACAGGAACTGACGGCAATGACTTTCAGCATCGCGAGCGTGTGGCACCACACTATCAGATGAG TGTCTCCTTAAAGGCAGAGATCAAGAAGCTGAACATCGCTCATGCAGTGATCTGGCTGCTGGTAGCAGCACAGGTAGTGGTCAGCCAGCTGAACCTGGTATCCCATAAGGTGGTGGCCGCTCCATACCAATGGGAATATACTTATCTCCTGAGCATCATACCTACAGTCTTCAGTTTCATGGCTCTTCCCAAAAACAACATCAGCTACTTGGTCATCTCGATGATCAGCGCTGGGCTTTTCTGTGTCGGCCCCCTTCTCTATGGTGGAATGGAAATGTTTCCAGTTGCTCAGCAGCTTTATCGCCATGGCAAAGCTTATAGGTTCATCTTTGGTTTCTCTGCGGTGTCTATAATGTATTTACTGATGATTATTGCAGTTCAAGTACATGGCTGGCAGATATACTATAGCAAAAAGCTGTTAGATGCCTGGTTCACCAacacacaagaaaaaaagaaaaaatag